In the Actinomycetota bacterium genome, GGCCACCGCGCCGGTGATCGCCAGCGCCATCAGAACGCCGCCGGGACGTGCACGACGGTGGGCGCCTGCGCGGCGCGTGTCACGACGCCGATCACGTCGAAGCGCACCACCCAGCGCCCGGCTCCCGCCTGTTGCAGGTAGGCGGTCGCCAGCGCCCGGATCCGGGCCTGCTTCCGCCACGTCACCGCCTCGAGCGGCCCCCCGAAGCGTTCCCCACGGCGGGTCTTGACCTCCACGAACGCGAGCACGTCACCGCGGACGGCGACGATGTCGACCTCCCCGCGCAGCTGGACGCCGTGCGGCCTCCAGTTCCGGGCCGCGATGCGGTAGCCGCGTTCACGCAGGTACGCGGCGGCGAGGTCCTCACCGGCCGTGCCCAGCCGCTGGTTGGGACGTTGGCGCATGCGGCGACGCTACGGCCCACCGCGTTGCCGCGGACCACACGCCGCGTTCCGGCTGGGGACAACCTCCGGATGTGGTGATCACCGCGCTTCCCTCTTGGGGCGCCCAGACGGCAAGATGTGCCACCACCGCTCAGAGGG is a window encoding:
- a CDS encoding YraN family protein, whose product is MRQRPNQRLGTAGEDLAAAYLRERGYRIAARNWRPHGVQLRGEVDIVAVRGDVLAFVEVKTRRGERFGGPLEAVTWRKQARIRALATAYLQQAGAGRWVVRFDVIGVVTRAAQAPTVVHVPAAF